The following coding sequences lie in one Alistipes sp. ZOR0009 genomic window:
- a CDS encoding DUF4406 domain-containing protein, whose amino-acid sequence MKIYISGKMAGMSEKESRNLFLRACILIESVNHNPINPWVVNDKLQGASYEDKMKEDLRIIKEEADAIFMLKNWNMSLGAQREYDEAIIKGIPIYYESDPSIFLFDMTFPKVNPVNQ is encoded by the coding sequence ATGAAAATCTACATTTCAGGTAAAATGGCAGGAATGAGCGAGAAAGAGTCTCGCAACCTTTTCCTTCGTGCCTGTATATTAATTGAATCCGTAAATCACAACCCGATTAATCCTTGGGTTGTTAATGACAAACTACAAGGTGCCTCGTATGAAGATAAGATGAAAGAAGATCTTCGTATTATTAAAGAGGAGGCGGACGCTATCTTCATGCTCAAAAACTGGAATATGTCTCTTGGAGCACAGCGTGAATACGATGAAGCAATTATAAAAGGAATTCCGATTTACTATGAGAGTGATCCTTCTATTTTCCTTTTTGACATGACCTTTCCAAAAGTTAATCCTGTAAACCAGTAA